From the Ciona intestinalis chromosome 2, KH, whole genome shotgun sequence genome, one window contains:
- the LOC100177559 gene encoding beta-alanine-activating enzyme isoform X1 gives MRLETLFNEAVKDTPSGVAVEFFDEDLRKGKLTYEEVASLADEVRKLIQSHVLRTQDGVKCPEFLWSTTKNAHGDKKVENDQCCQHFMCRHVPSNKGCISKRVIGLYIEPSLFLPSLVIGVLQSGCSFAPIDPNAKFNSKKDFMKAASVSCVITSISNASNVKSILGDCKMIPLYWNLQTTDFILCLSEINRGDTFIPTKLLPLAYTLHTSGTTGKPKIVKVPHKSILPNIVHLKRMFQVGRNDKVAMVSPLTFDPCIVEMFIALSSGATLVIPQHVLKQRPSLLCEVFFKLSKVTIIQPTPCLMNRFCLNDLQNFAFASNSSVRLVALVGEACPSCKTISSWINPILLAEYSRNKEIIKFPRFYNIYGITEVSSWATLHEIPVENIISCLNDPIPLGLPLCSTKLEISNGNQSCVIQSKHSLEHLLTNQHSTGFASEVIFNIGDKHEFTGLLKIGGSERACVVLDNVGGSRTETLKNPMHSSGDMVTVVIDKSRSVADIGKQTFTVTGDVKLFYLGRKDGQIKRNGKRMNILTVKQKLESFKLCSVAHVLNVSPEMMVELRIEKKQFVFQSARLIAFVVLANTSEEMRENFRKRVKDVLDAHLVPDDVKFVDDLPLTTHGKVNDKDLIQRYLESITKARKSDILTMDCIRNILKKSLCKIFNKTFNEIDFFQSSDNLFTSNFITLGGDSFGAVKLISMLEACMTPPNHGQLLQVILNNTLEDVVTYLHKTLLQNQSKNPTNIKQIYDNDFKSVIPLKRKADVNTVSLKVPKPVTRDVSMPLKVVSVARGGRVYRHSADMELHSVGKSEPFTCTTELTLEEVWKHNTRKCVDASPLVIVSDENGLPSSVIIGSHSHYLVCLNLMKGNVEWETKLGGRIESSACLTPDGHYVVVGCYDGNVYALHVKHGLVYWKFFTGSEVKSSPCPGINGSVIYIGSHSGSIHCLDIKHKHCLWEEHCGGGAIFSSPCLNKYDKVHDPSIIVCSLAGRVLSLYAENGRRSWCLNLGKPIFSSPSVSESGIFVACVDCCLYKLDHISGDVTWSYQTMEPIFSSPTVASTPSNNVVFIGSHDGNLYCINADTGSKLWEFPSSENSSVHPIYATPFPICSNNMVKYISSVSTNGLLSLLDVKSGRVVAQKSLSGDVFSSPIFIGREISRDGVNEPSKINVIGHVVVGCRNNNVYSFALTNKSNVT, from the exons atgcgattggaaacactgtttaatGAAGCAGTCAAAGACACTCCCTCTGGTGTTGCCGTTGAGTTTTTCGATGAAGATCTGAGAAAAGGCAAGTTAACCTATGAAGAGGTGGCTTCATTGGCTGATGAAGTTAGAAAATTAATCCAGAGCCATGTATTGAGAACTCAAGATGGTGTAAAATGTCCCGAATTCCTTTGGAGCACCACTAAAAATGCCCACGGTGATAAAAAGGTTGAAAATGATCAATGTTGCCAGCACTTTATGTGTAGACATGTACCCAGTAATAAAGGTTGCATTTCCAAACGGGTGATTGGACTTTACATTGAACCGTCATTGTTTCTACCAAGTTTAGTGATTGGCGTTCTACAATCTGGATGCAGTTTTGCTCCGATTGACCCAAATGCAAAATTCAACTCAAAGAAAGATTTTATGAAAGCCGCAAGTGTGAGTTGCGTAATAACTTCAATTTCCAACGCAAGCAATGTTAAAAGTATTCTTGGTGATTGCAAAATGATCCCATTATATTGGAATCTACAAACAACTGACTTCATATTATGCTTATCTGAGATAAACCGTGGTGATACTTTTATCCCAACCAAACTGTTGCCACTTGCTTACACTCTCCACACTTCTGGTACAACAGGTAAaccaaaaattgtaaaagtcCCTCACAAGTCCATTCTTCCTAACATAGTTCATTTAAAAAGGATGTTCCAAGTAGGTAGAAACGATAAGGTTGCTATGGTTTCACCTCTTACCTTTGACCCTTGTATTGTTGAAATGTTCATTGCATTATCCAGTGGAGCAACGTTAGTCATACCACAACATGTACTTAAGCAAAGACCATCACTTCTTTGTGAGGTTTTTTTCAAGTTATCTAAAGTTACCATCATTCAGCCCACTCCATGCTTAATGAACCGATTCTGTTTAAATGATCTTCAGAACTTTGCATTCGCTTCAAATTCCTCTGTAAGGTTGGTCGCATTAGTTGGAGAAGCTTGTCCAAGTTGCAAAACAATCAGTTCATGGATAAATCCTATATTACTTGCAGAATATTCtagaaataaagaaattataaagtttcctagattttacaatatatatggCATCACTGAAGTTTCTTCTTGGGCAACACTGCATGAAATTCCAGTTGAAAACATAATATCATGCTTGAACGACCCAATACCTCTAGGTCTCCCACTCTGTTCAACCAAGTTGGAGATCAGTAATGGCAACCAATCCTGTGTTATTCAATCCAAGCATTCATTGGAACATCTGTTAACTAACCAGCACAGTACTGGTTTTGCATCTGAggtaatatttaacattggtGATAAGCATGAGTTTACTGGATTGCTTAAAATTGGGGGCTCTGAAAGGGCTTGTGTTGTTCTTGATAATGTGGGTGGTTCACGAACTGAAACACTTAAAAATCCAATGCACTCTTCTGGAGATATGGTTACTGTTGTTATTGATAAATCAAGATCAGTTGCAGATATAGGAAAGCAAACGTTTACTGTCACTGGCGATGtcaaactgttttatttaggAAGGAAAGATGGACAGATCAAAAGAAATGGCAAAAGAATGAATATTCTGACTGTGAAACAGAAACTTGAAAGCTTTAAACTCTGTTCGGTTGCCCATGTTTTGAATGTATCACCTGAGATGATGGTCGAACTTAGGATTGAAAAGAAGCAATTTGTTTTCCAAAGTGCTCGGCTTATTGCATTTGTTGTTCTTGCAAATACATCAGAAGAGATGAGAGAGAACTTCAGAAAGAGGGTGAAAGATGTTTTGGATGCTCATCTTGTTCCTGATGATGTCAAGTTTGTTGATGATTTGCCATTGACAACGCATGGAAAGGTGAATGACAAGGATTTAATTCAAAGATATTTAGAAAGTATTACTAAGGCAAGAAAATCTGATATTTTGACGATGGATTgtataagaaatattttaaagaaaagcttgtgcaaaatttttaacaagacttttaatgaaatagatttttttcaatccagtgataatttatttacctCAAACTTTATTACTTTGGGCGGCGATTCGTTTGGTGCAGTAAAGTTGATCTCTATGTTGGAGGCTTGTATGACACCACCTAACCATGGACAGTTGCTGCAAGTTATACTAAACAATACATTAGAAGATGTGGTGACATACCTGCATAAAACATTGCTTCAAAATCAAAGTAAAAACCCCACCAACATCAAGCAAATTTATGATAATGATTTCAAATCTGTAATACCTTTAAAGCGTAAAGCAGATGTCAATACTGTGTCATTAAAAGTTCCAAAGCCTGTAACAAGAGATGTCTCAATGCCATTGAAAGTTGTGTCAGTGGCACGGGGTGGGAGAGTTTATCGTCATTCTGCTGATATGGAATTACACAGTGTTGGGAAATCAGAGCCCTTCACTTGTACAACAGAGTTAACATTAGAGGAGGTATGGAAACATAACACACGTAAATGTGTGGATGCTTCACCGTTGGTGATTGTTTCGGATGAAAATGGATTACCAAGCTCTGTTATTATAG GATCTCATTCTCACTACTTGGTGTGTTTGAATCTGATGAAAGGTAATGTTGAGTGGGAGACAAAACTGGGGGGAAGAATTGAATCTTCTGCTTGTTTGACCCCTGATGGtcattatgttgttgttggttgttaCGATGGGAATGTTTATGCTCTTCATGTTAAACATGGATTG GTATATTGGAAATTCTTCACTGGGTCTGAGGTAAAGAGTTCTCCATGTCCTGGAATAAATGGTTCTGTTATCTACATTGGATCGCACAGTGGTTCTATCCATTGTCTGGATATTAAG cATAAACATTGCTTATGGGAAGAACATTGCGGGGGTGGAGCTATTTTCTCATCACCGtgcttaaataaatatgacaaG GTTCATGATCCAAGTATAATTGTATGCAGTTTGGCTGGAAGAGTTTTATCACTGTATGCTGAGAACGGCAGAAGAAG TTGGTGTCTGAACCTTGGAAAGCCAATCTTCTCATCACCTTCCGTTTCCGAATCTGGAATTTTTGTTGCTTGTGTGGATTGCTGTCTCTATAAACTAGATCATATAAGTGGAGATGTG ACATGGTCATACCAAACAATGGAACCAATTTTCTCGTCTCCCACTGTTGCTTCAACTCCTTCAAACAATGTTGTATTCATTGGCTCACATGATGGTAACCTATATTGCATTAATGCTGATACTGGATCGAAATTATGGGAATTCCCCTCATCAGAGAACAGCAGTGTACACCCAATCTATGCAACTCCATTTCCAATTTGTTCTAATAATATGGTTAAG TATATTTCTTCTGTTTCCACCAATGGATTGCTCTCGTTACTCGACGTAAAATCCGGTCGTGTGGTGGCGCAAAAGAGCCTTTCTGGTGACGTCTTCTCTTCCCCAATCTTCATTGGTCGAGAGATATCACGTGACGGTGTGAATGAACCATCCAAAATTAACGTTATTGGTCATGTAGTTGTCGGGTGTCGTAACAACAATGTTTATTCGTTTGCACTTACAAATAAATCGAACGTAACTTAG
- the LOC100177559 gene encoding beta-alanine-activating enzyme isoform X2: protein MRLETLFNEAVKDTPSGVAVEFFDEDLRKGKLTYEEVASLADEVRKLIQSHVLRTQDGVKCPEFLWSTTKNAHGDKKVENDQCCQHFMCRHVPSNKGCISKRVIGLYIEPSLFLPSLVIGVLQSGCSFAPIDPNAKFNSKKDFMKAASVSCVITSISNASNVKSILGDCKMIPLYWNLQTTDFILCLSEINRGDTFIPTKLLPLAYTLHTSGTTGKPKIVKVPHKSILPNIVHLKRMFQVGRNDKVAMVSPLTFDPCIVEMFIALSSGATLVIPQHVLKQRPSLLCEVFFKLSKVTIIQPTPCLMNRFCLNDLQNFAFASNSSVRLVALVGEACPSCKTISSWINPILLAEYSRNKEIIKFPRFYNIYGITEVSSWATLHEIPVENIISCLNDPIPLGLPLCSTKLEISNGNQSCVIQSKHSLEHLLTNQHSTGFASEVIFNIGDKHEFTGLLKIGGSERACVVLDNVGGSRTETLKNPMHSSGDMVTVVIDKSRSVADIGKQTFTVTGDVKLFYLGRKDGQIKRNGKRMNILTVKQKLESFKLCSVAHVLNVSPEMMVELRIEKKQFVFQSARLIAFVVLANTSEEMRENFRKRVKDVLDAHLVPDDVKFVDDLPLTTHGKVNDKDLIQRYLESITKARKSDILTMDCIRNILKKSLCKIFNKTFNEIDFFQSSDNLFTSNFITLGGDSFGAVKLISMLEACMTPPNHGQLLQVILNNTLEDVVTYLHKTLLQNQSKNPTNIKQIYDNDFKSVIPLKRKADVNTVSLKVPKPVTRDVSMPLKVVSVARGGRVYRHSADMELHSVGKSEPFTCTTELTLEEVWKHNTRKCVDASPLVIVSDENGLPSSVIIGSHSHYLVCLNLMKGNVEWETKLGGRIESSACLTPDGHYVVVGCYDGNVYALHVKHGLVYWKFFTGSEVKSSPCPGINGSVIYIGSHSGSIHCLDIKVHDPSIIVCSLAGRVLSLYAENGRRSWCLNLGKPIFSSPSVSESGIFVACVDCCLYKLDHISGDVTWSYQTMEPIFSSPTVASTPSNNVVFIGSHDGNLYCINADTGSKLWEFPSSENSSVHPIYATPFPICSNNMVKYISSVSTNGLLSLLDVKSGRVVAQKSLSGDVFSSPIFIGREISRDGVNEPSKINVIGHVVVGCRNNNVYSFALTNKSNVT, encoded by the exons atgcgattggaaacactgtttaatGAAGCAGTCAAAGACACTCCCTCTGGTGTTGCCGTTGAGTTTTTCGATGAAGATCTGAGAAAAGGCAAGTTAACCTATGAAGAGGTGGCTTCATTGGCTGATGAAGTTAGAAAATTAATCCAGAGCCATGTATTGAGAACTCAAGATGGTGTAAAATGTCCCGAATTCCTTTGGAGCACCACTAAAAATGCCCACGGTGATAAAAAGGTTGAAAATGATCAATGTTGCCAGCACTTTATGTGTAGACATGTACCCAGTAATAAAGGTTGCATTTCCAAACGGGTGATTGGACTTTACATTGAACCGTCATTGTTTCTACCAAGTTTAGTGATTGGCGTTCTACAATCTGGATGCAGTTTTGCTCCGATTGACCCAAATGCAAAATTCAACTCAAAGAAAGATTTTATGAAAGCCGCAAGTGTGAGTTGCGTAATAACTTCAATTTCCAACGCAAGCAATGTTAAAAGTATTCTTGGTGATTGCAAAATGATCCCATTATATTGGAATCTACAAACAACTGACTTCATATTATGCTTATCTGAGATAAACCGTGGTGATACTTTTATCCCAACCAAACTGTTGCCACTTGCTTACACTCTCCACACTTCTGGTACAACAGGTAAaccaaaaattgtaaaagtcCCTCACAAGTCCATTCTTCCTAACATAGTTCATTTAAAAAGGATGTTCCAAGTAGGTAGAAACGATAAGGTTGCTATGGTTTCACCTCTTACCTTTGACCCTTGTATTGTTGAAATGTTCATTGCATTATCCAGTGGAGCAACGTTAGTCATACCACAACATGTACTTAAGCAAAGACCATCACTTCTTTGTGAGGTTTTTTTCAAGTTATCTAAAGTTACCATCATTCAGCCCACTCCATGCTTAATGAACCGATTCTGTTTAAATGATCTTCAGAACTTTGCATTCGCTTCAAATTCCTCTGTAAGGTTGGTCGCATTAGTTGGAGAAGCTTGTCCAAGTTGCAAAACAATCAGTTCATGGATAAATCCTATATTACTTGCAGAATATTCtagaaataaagaaattataaagtttcctagattttacaatatatatggCATCACTGAAGTTTCTTCTTGGGCAACACTGCATGAAATTCCAGTTGAAAACATAATATCATGCTTGAACGACCCAATACCTCTAGGTCTCCCACTCTGTTCAACCAAGTTGGAGATCAGTAATGGCAACCAATCCTGTGTTATTCAATCCAAGCATTCATTGGAACATCTGTTAACTAACCAGCACAGTACTGGTTTTGCATCTGAggtaatatttaacattggtGATAAGCATGAGTTTACTGGATTGCTTAAAATTGGGGGCTCTGAAAGGGCTTGTGTTGTTCTTGATAATGTGGGTGGTTCACGAACTGAAACACTTAAAAATCCAATGCACTCTTCTGGAGATATGGTTACTGTTGTTATTGATAAATCAAGATCAGTTGCAGATATAGGAAAGCAAACGTTTACTGTCACTGGCGATGtcaaactgttttatttaggAAGGAAAGATGGACAGATCAAAAGAAATGGCAAAAGAATGAATATTCTGACTGTGAAACAGAAACTTGAAAGCTTTAAACTCTGTTCGGTTGCCCATGTTTTGAATGTATCACCTGAGATGATGGTCGAACTTAGGATTGAAAAGAAGCAATTTGTTTTCCAAAGTGCTCGGCTTATTGCATTTGTTGTTCTTGCAAATACATCAGAAGAGATGAGAGAGAACTTCAGAAAGAGGGTGAAAGATGTTTTGGATGCTCATCTTGTTCCTGATGATGTCAAGTTTGTTGATGATTTGCCATTGACAACGCATGGAAAGGTGAATGACAAGGATTTAATTCAAAGATATTTAGAAAGTATTACTAAGGCAAGAAAATCTGATATTTTGACGATGGATTgtataagaaatattttaaagaaaagcttgtgcaaaatttttaacaagacttttaatgaaatagatttttttcaatccagtgataatttatttacctCAAACTTTATTACTTTGGGCGGCGATTCGTTTGGTGCAGTAAAGTTGATCTCTATGTTGGAGGCTTGTATGACACCACCTAACCATGGACAGTTGCTGCAAGTTATACTAAACAATACATTAGAAGATGTGGTGACATACCTGCATAAAACATTGCTTCAAAATCAAAGTAAAAACCCCACCAACATCAAGCAAATTTATGATAATGATTTCAAATCTGTAATACCTTTAAAGCGTAAAGCAGATGTCAATACTGTGTCATTAAAAGTTCCAAAGCCTGTAACAAGAGATGTCTCAATGCCATTGAAAGTTGTGTCAGTGGCACGGGGTGGGAGAGTTTATCGTCATTCTGCTGATATGGAATTACACAGTGTTGGGAAATCAGAGCCCTTCACTTGTACAACAGAGTTAACATTAGAGGAGGTATGGAAACATAACACACGTAAATGTGTGGATGCTTCACCGTTGGTGATTGTTTCGGATGAAAATGGATTACCAAGCTCTGTTATTATAG GATCTCATTCTCACTACTTGGTGTGTTTGAATCTGATGAAAGGTAATGTTGAGTGGGAGACAAAACTGGGGGGAAGAATTGAATCTTCTGCTTGTTTGACCCCTGATGGtcattatgttgttgttggttgttaCGATGGGAATGTTTATGCTCTTCATGTTAAACATGGATTG GTATATTGGAAATTCTTCACTGGGTCTGAGGTAAAGAGTTCTCCATGTCCTGGAATAAATGGTTCTGTTATCTACATTGGATCGCACAGTGGTTCTATCCATTGTCTGGATATTAAG GTTCATGATCCAAGTATAATTGTATGCAGTTTGGCTGGAAGAGTTTTATCACTGTATGCTGAGAACGGCAGAAGAAG TTGGTGTCTGAACCTTGGAAAGCCAATCTTCTCATCACCTTCCGTTTCCGAATCTGGAATTTTTGTTGCTTGTGTGGATTGCTGTCTCTATAAACTAGATCATATAAGTGGAGATGTG ACATGGTCATACCAAACAATGGAACCAATTTTCTCGTCTCCCACTGTTGCTTCAACTCCTTCAAACAATGTTGTATTCATTGGCTCACATGATGGTAACCTATATTGCATTAATGCTGATACTGGATCGAAATTATGGGAATTCCCCTCATCAGAGAACAGCAGTGTACACCCAATCTATGCAACTCCATTTCCAATTTGTTCTAATAATATGGTTAAG TATATTTCTTCTGTTTCCACCAATGGATTGCTCTCGTTACTCGACGTAAAATCCGGTCGTGTGGTGGCGCAAAAGAGCCTTTCTGGTGACGTCTTCTCTTCCCCAATCTTCATTGGTCGAGAGATATCACGTGACGGTGTGAATGAACCATCCAAAATTAACGTTATTGGTCATGTAGTTGTCGGGTGTCGTAACAACAATGTTTATTCGTTTGCACTTACAAATAAATCGAACGTAACTTAG
- the LOC100179916 gene encoding alkaline ceramidase codes for MYLPDKLVKPLSSKIDWCEPNYVVSTNIAEFWNTLSNIPMLVIPLILIYLYKDYSLKVLHCRFVNIVWALLVLTAIGSTYFHATLSLLGLFVDEIGILWMGFAMLGMWLPGVYLPEYFNKNRYHYHVLMIAGAITSTILGLIKPQINHIFLFFFLIPTLKVAKGQLSRHTSPEFQRLCKRGLVTLAFALVSWVCDRFICSFWLQIHFPYLHAIWHVLIAIATYQLGVCCSYSYALHSSPKTNPTLQFWKLAGSRFIGLCLQGWKSQPILFSFNQIYTYFFI; via the exons ATGTATTTACCAGACAAACTTGTTAAACCTCTCTCATCAAAAATCGACTGGTGCGAACCAAACTATGTCGTTTCTACTAATATCGCCGAGTTTTGGAACACG ttgAGCAATATTCCCATGCTTGTGATTCCTCTTATTCTCATCTACCTCTACAAAGATTATTCCTTGAAAGTTCTTCATTGTCGATTTGTGAACATTGTGTGGGCTCTACTTGTCCTAACAG CAATTGGTTCAACATACTTCCATGCTACATTGAGTTTACTTGGATTGTTTGTTGATGAAATTGGCATTCTATGGATGGGGTTTGCAATGCTTGGGATGTGGTTGCCAGGAGTTTATCTGCCAGagtatttcaataaaaacag ATACCATTACCATGTCCTCATGATAGCTGGTGCAATAACTTCAACAATCCTCGGTTTAATTAAACCACAGATTAACCACatctttctctttttctttcttATCCCAACTTTAAAGGTGGCAAAAGGACAACTCAGTAG GCACACGAGTCCAGAGTTTCAGCGTTTATGCAAAAGAGGTTTAGTTACCCTCGCATTTGCTCTTGTGAGTTGGGTATGTGATCGATTCATTTGTTCATTTTGGCTTCAAATTCATTTCCCCTATTTGCATGCAATTTG GCATGTACTGATTGCAATTGCAACCTACCAGCTTGGTGTATGTTGTTCATATAGTTATGCACTGCACAGCTCACCAAAAACCAACCCAACTTTGCAATTTTGGAAGCTGGCGGGAAGTCGTTTTATCGGATTATG TTTACAGGGTTGGAAATCTCAGCCAATCTTGTTTTCATTCAATCAAATATACACATACTTCTTTATTTAA